Genomic window (Jeotgalibaca ciconiae):
GTTTTTTGCATCTTCAATACCTCTCGTGCCAAGATTCACCGCCATCATACATTCTGTCTCAGCTTTCTTACTCCAGTCCATAAATTCATTTAAACCGAATTGATTGGTTTCTACAACTGACCAAGCCAAATCAATCTTTTTCGGACGATTTGCTTTCGGTCCTACGCTATCTTCCCAGCGGTAACCGGAAACAAAATTCCCACCAGGATAACGAACGATGGGCACATTTAACTGCTGTACTAATTTCAGCACATCTTTTCTCATCCCTTGTTCATCTGCAAAAGGACTTTCTGGTTGATAGATGCCTTCATAAACGGCGCGACCAAGGTGTTCAATGAAAGAACCATAAAGGCGATCATCGACTTCTCCAACTTTAAAATACTTACTTACATGTAAAGCAGCTTTTTTCATAATTATTCTTCCTCCTAAAATTCAGAAATTGGTTTTTTATAGTTTTTCAATCGTCCATATTCTTCTTCTGTGATGCTCAAAATAGTTCCATGCTTGTAGCCATACGGAAAAGAGAATTTTTCATCACTTCGCACAAAATTTCCATTGACCAAAGCATCGGCTACAAAAGGTATATATCCTTGTTTTTCCGTAGTCGTTCCGTAAAAATCTAAAAATAAACACCAACTACCATCAGCGGTTTTCACTGCAGTTGGCGCTTCATAAACGCCTGCTTCCAAATCTGCCATGCTCTTATCAAAATTCACTACTCTTTCATAGGGACCAGTTACTTGTTCTGAACGCAATAAAATGATTTTTTCAGGATGCGCCTCGCTTTTTACAAACAAGTAATATTGCCCGTCTTCTTCATAAATGGCTGAATCAATTACACCGCTATCTGGTTTTTGATACAAAATTTCCGGCATCGAAAAATCTTTAAAATCTTTCGTACGAGAGTAGTAGATTGCTTTCTGCCCATAATTATTCCGAGCATGTGCAGAAGACCAATGGACAACATAATCTTGATTCTGGCGATCATAAATAATATCCGGTGCCCAGAGACAGCCAAAATTTTCATCTCCTAATTGAATCGTCTCTTGCTTCTCCCAGTTAATCAAATCCTTCGAGCGCCATAACATGAGTGATTTACTGCCCTCTCTTCCAATCTTTTCCCAAGAGTCCTGGTACTGATTTAACATGCCGTAGGATAAACTCAAGTCTGTGGACATAATGACGAAATCATTGGCTTCAGTTCGGATAATTGTATGGTCGCGAACTCCTTTATCACCAAAATAACTCCAAAGAATAGGATTGCCTTCATTGACTAACTCCCATTCAAATCCCTCGCGGCTGATACCAAAATAAACCTGTTCTCCATCAGGAGTTTTCTTTTCTTTAAAATGGACAAATAGGTAAGCCATTTTGTTCCCACCTTTTCATTTGTTATCGCTATCATAACTGAATTGTACTTAGAAAAGAATACTATTTCTTCCGAAGTTCTTGACATTTCTTCCGGTAACTTTATACTCAAGAAAAGTACCGAACAAAAATAACGGGCTTTCAAAAAATGGGAGGTTTACTATGTTTGAGTTAGATTACTGCGAATATGCTTGCCATAATCGCAATCAAGAGCGTATTTATCGTCCAAATGGCTTAGGTATGTATTTATTTTTGAGATTTTACACTCCCATGCGATTTGTTCTTAATGATGAAATAGTCTTTTCTCAACCCGGCGCATGTCTCCTTTTTACGCCAGAATACCCTCAAGACTATGAAGCACTGCAAGAGTTTCAAAATAGCTATGTTCATTTTAAAACTGTTGAAAATTTAGAGAAGTACGATTTGCCACAAAATCAGATATTTTATCCGCATCATTTAGAAGAAGTTGATGAACTATTTAGTAAAATCCAAGCGGAATTTATTTCCTCATCTAAGTTCAAAGTCAATATGCTGGATACTTTATTGCAACAACTTTTAATCGAAACCACTCGTCAATTAGAATTTCAAGAATCTTCAGATGAACTCAGTGCCTTACAACTTTCTTTCCGGAAACTACGTCTTACTTTATTAACGGAATGTGAAAAGGATTGGAAAATTAGCGAGTTATGTCAGCAAGTACATTTGGAGAAAAGTCAGTTTTATAATTATTATGAGAGCTTTTTTTCTATTTCACCTAAGGCTGATTTACTGAAAGCCCGGATCAATAAAGCCAAGCATTTACTATCCAACCAAGCAGCTATTATCCAAGAGGTAGCGCTCGCCTGCGGTTTTTCCAGTGCTAGTCATTTCTCTCGCCAGTTTAAAAGAAGCACTGGAATCTCCCCAAAAGAATATCAAAAAAGAGAATTGTCTCGAAATAAATAAAAAACTTTATGTTTTTAGTATTAGTAGAATGCTTCCGTCATCTTCTTTCGTTAGGCCACAACTTGGCAGCTAGACATAGAAAGTAAAACTTATAGTATTCTTCTCTATAATAAAAACAGTGAAAAACTTATTGAGTCCAAGTTTTTCACTGTTCTATTAAATAGCTTAAGGATGTGAGTATTGTACTTCTTCCACGATTTCGCTCGAAGCCTTCTTAATTTTTTCAATTACTTTCAAGCTGGCTTCTTCATTATCTTGAGTAATAAAGATGTCCGTTCTCTCTTTTAAATCATATGAAATTTCTTCCAGTTCACTAACATTAGAAGAAAATTCTTCCATAGTAGCCATGATTTCTTCTGCATTAGCAGATACTTCTTCAATACTTGCGGCATTATTTTCTGCAACCAGCAGAATCTCTTTGGTACTTTGCAACAAGAAGTTTTTCTTACCTTGCATCTCATTGGTCAGCTCAATGGCGTCCTTCATTTCGTTTGTCACCAGGACCACTTGATCAGAAACTGTTTTGGAGGAATCCAAAGTTGCTTTTATCGCCTGTGATTGAACTGCACCATTTTCAGATGTCTCTCGTACGTGTTCAACCATTTCTTTTGATTTTTGTTGAACAATACTAATAATCTCATTAATGTCTCCGGATGCCGTTGTACTTTGTTCTGCCAATTTCCGTACTTCTTCTGCGACAACCGCAAATCCTTTCCCTTGTTCTCCTGCATGAGCCGCTTCAATTGACGCATTTAACGCAAGTAGGTTCGTTTGATCTGAAATATCACTGATAACGTGGGTCATCACTTGGACTTTTTGAACATACTCATTCACTTCAAAGATGCTATCCATAAGCACTTTTAGTGTCTCATTTGATTTTTGTCCATTCATGTCAATATCAGCCATCTGTTTTTGGTTCACTGAATTGGCTTCGTTTGTTTCCTCCATATAACTACCAATTCTATGAAGCAATTCATCAATTTGGTTAAAATAATTCGATAGAATTTTTATGTCTTCGGCCATTTGTTTGGTTTCAATCGTTTGAATATATGTTTCCTCTGCGATCGAGACAATCGTATTTGATACATCTTCTGTTGATTTACTTGTTTGCTTTGATATTTCTGATAATTCTGTTGCCATCAAAGACGCTTTATTTGCTTGATCTTGAATACGACCTACCGTGTTTTTAAAACTAATTATCATATCCGAGAATGCACTAGTAATATTTTCAAATTCATTTGCATCAGTATAGAATTTAGAGGATTCTACTTTTGAAGTTAATTTCACAAATTCGCTCATGCTGTATTGAGTAGTCAAATCTCCTTCACGAACACGTAAAAAACTACCAAGAAACATATTTACAATTGTTTGAATAAACTTATTCACTTTTTGATAAATAAAGAAACTGATAATCATTCCAAGAACAATAATTAATACTGTCCCCAAAATAATTTGATTGGTATTTCCTAATTCTTGGTTAACATATTTTTCAGTAAAATAAACCATCAAGGCAGGCAAAACTATTACCCAGAATAAATATAATAAAATCTTTCCACTCATGCTTTTTTGAAGATGTTTTTTCTTTTTTACTTTTTCGCCCATGTGTTTCTTCCTCCTCATTCTTCCCATCTGATATCTGAAAAGCCTTACTTTATCAATCGGTATTATCAGGAATAAATTAAGAGGAAAAAAGACTAAAACTTTTTATCGTTTTAGCCTTGAGTTGTTTCTATTTTTTACGATACATTTCTTCTGCTTCTTGACGAGCATCCACTGCTTCTTCTAATGTATCGAAAGTTCCAAGATGTTTTGTCTTGCCATCCACACTGATATTTGCTTTATATCTTGTACCACTTTTTAGCTCTACTTTGCTTACGCCTACGTGACCAGTTCCGTTGGCTGCTTTTTTTGCTGGAGCTTTTTTGACTTGCATCTTTTTAGCTGGTTCTTTCTTTTCAGTAATAGCTGTTGCTTCATGACCGCAACTTGTTACTTTTTGATTTTTCAAGTCTGCTTGTTTTACCACGATTGTATTTCCACAAACACATTCACAAGTCCAAAAGCGACCTTTTTCCTTTGATTCAGCTTTTCCAATAACTGTTAAATCACCGAATTGTCTTCCTGTTAAGTCAATTCTCTTTTTCATATACAAATTACCTCTTTCTACCATTACATACGACCCCTCAAGCGAGTCAACATTTTTCATTATACTGAAAAGCTAAACCTTTGGCAAACCCTCAATAAAAGTAATTAAAAAACGAACCGAAAATCGTTGCTTTCAGTTCGTTTTTCAACTACTTTTACAAAATGTCTTTCACTTTATTCACTATTCCTTCAACAGCTGTGGTTCCTGGTTCAATGTCGAAAGATTTTTGTACAAGCTCATGACGTTCTCCCAATGACTCGTCTGTTTTTCTATCCCATAATTCTTTTTGTCTCTTTTTAATCATTGATACCATTGCTTTCGGGATGACATTCCGATAATTATTCTCATCTCCTGTCAATACTTTTATAGATGCTTTGATAACTGGCTCAGGATCAAATTGTTCATAAGGAAACGCTAATTTTTCATAATCAAAAATTCTCTCTGCTGGATTATCCTGCCATCTTTTCCAAGCTTCAAATTCCCGGTCATTGAAACCTGTTAAAAAAGGCCCCGGATTAATCGTGGCTACTTCTACATTAAATTCCTGCAATTCTTTGCTGAGCGATTCAGCAAAAGCTTCCAAAGCAAATTTTGATCCACCATAAGGTCCAGATAATGGATCTGCCATTAATCCAGAAACTGAAGACATGAAAACAATTTTTCCTCTTTGTTTTTTTACCATAGATTTAGCAATTTGTTGAGTTAATAACATTGGTCCAAACACATTTACTTCAAATTGGTTACGCAACTGTTTTTCAGGAATATCTACTAATGATCCACCTTCAGAAATACCCGCGTTATTCAAAAGAACATCTATGTCCCATGACCAAGCACGTTCTCGATCCTCAGGACTAGTGACATCCAGCTTTTCAATCTGTAATTTTAGCTTTTTCTCATCTGCTTCTTTTTCCAACGCTGAGACTTCCGACATCGTTTCAACACCGGCAATTACTTTCTTTCCGAGCTCTGCCAAACCAAATGCAATGCCTTTTCCAAAACCAGTTCCTGCTCCGGTAATCAAATAAGTTTCTTGTACCATCTGTATTTCCTCCTATATTTTTTTGTTTTACACTCTTCTTATAGAAATTATAATGGTACAAGAAAACGAATAGCCATTAATATGGTTAAGTTTTATATTTCATAGTCTTTTTTTTCAAAAGCTTTCACTTCTGTAATTGCTTTAATGACAACTGCAACAACCGCTCCCAACACTGCACCAATCGGTCCGAAAATTAGAACACAAACGATAGTTGAAAGAAAGGTATAAAGTGGACGAACACCAATAGATCGGCCTGTGATAATCGGTTCCGCAATCTGGCGGAAAACTACCAGCACAATGTAGACTAAACCAATTTGCCAGGCCCAGCTGGTATTCCCCAGAAAGAAATGAACGAGAGCCCATGGAATCATGATGATTCCACTTCCCAGTATCGGGATCATATCAACAAATGCAATTCCAATAGCCTTCCAGAACCAAAAGTCGACCCCCACCAGCCATAGTCCAACAGCCAAAATGATGGTGGCAATTCCAGCAAGTTTAAACGTTGCTTTCAAATAATTACCTAAACCTTTAGATACTGAATGGATTATTTCACGCATATAGTAACTGAATTTTTCCATTTTTATCCCACCTCCTAATCAAAATATCTTTAGAAAAGTATACAGCTTCCTCCTCTTTTTTCCATCGGTCTTGAGTAGGTATCTTCTGAGCGAAATAATTGTCTACTTAAATAAAATAGCCGTCAAAAGAGACCCAAAAGGCGTTTTGCTTTTGAAAACGGATTCTTTGTTATAAAGTATGTATATAGAAACTTCATGATCATGCAATGACGATGTACGTATCTCCTGTTAAGCGGAATGGAAAAAATTGAAAGGAGCTTAATAATGTCTCAATTAATGAAGATGATGGGAATGTCCAAGAATCATACACCTGAAGCAATAAAAATGGCAAAGGATTTTGGACCCAAAATTGCAAAAGCTGCCAAGGAACATATGCCAGATGCCGGCACTATGGCCAAAATGCATAAGAAAGCAGAAATAAAAGCTGCTAAAGGAGCCATGAAAGTAATGCCGGAAAAAGTGAAGAAGGTGGGAATAGCCAAAATGCTGATCTTGCCGGCAGCTAGTGCTGTCATCGCTCTACTCTTTGCACCAAAATCTGGTAAAGAACTTCGCTCTGACATTAAGAAAAGTGTAACTGG
Coding sequences:
- a CDS encoding AI-2E family transporter, which codes for MEKFSYYMREIIHSVSKGLGNYLKATFKLAGIATIILAVGLWLVGVDFWFWKAIGIAFVDMIPILGSGIIMIPWALVHFFLGNTSWAWQIGLVYIVLVVFRQIAEPIITGRSIGVRPLYTFLSTIVCVLIFGPIGAVLGAVVAVVIKAITEVKAFEKKDYEI
- a CDS encoding helix-turn-helix domain-containing protein, translating into MFELDYCEYACHNRNQERIYRPNGLGMYLFLRFYTPMRFVLNDEIVFSQPGACLLFTPEYPQDYEALQEFQNSYVHFKTVENLEKYDLPQNQIFYPHHLEEVDELFSKIQAEFISSSKFKVNMLDTLLQQLLIETTRQLEFQESSDELSALQLSFRKLRLTLLTECEKDWKISELCQQVHLEKSQFYNYYESFFSISPKADLLKARINKAKHLLSNQAAIIQEVALACGFSSASHFSRQFKRSTGISPKEYQKRELSRNK
- a CDS encoding methyl-accepting chemotaxis protein, with amino-acid sequence MGEKVKKKKHLQKSMSGKILLYLFWVIVLPALMVYFTEKYVNQELGNTNQIILGTVLIIVLGMIISFFIYQKVNKFIQTIVNMFLGSFLRVREGDLTTQYSMSEFVKLTSKVESSKFYTDANEFENITSAFSDMIISFKNTVGRIQDQANKASLMATELSEISKQTSKSTEDVSNTIVSIAEETYIQTIETKQMAEDIKILSNYFNQIDELLHRIGSYMEETNEANSVNQKQMADIDMNGQKSNETLKVLMDSIFEVNEYVQKVQVMTHVISDISDQTNLLALNASIEAAHAGEQGKGFAVVAEEVRKLAEQSTTASGDINEIISIVQQKSKEMVEHVRETSENGAVQSQAIKATLDSSKTVSDQVVLVTNEMKDAIELTNEMQGKKNFLLQSTKEILLVAENNAASIEEVSANAEEIMATMEEFSSNVSELEEISYDLKERTDIFITQDNEEASLKVIEKIKKASSEIVEEVQYSHP
- a CDS encoding glycoside hydrolase family 43 protein, producing the protein MAYLFVHFKEKKTPDGEQVYFGISREGFEWELVNEGNPILWSYFGDKGVRDHTIIRTEANDFVIMSTDLSLSYGMLNQYQDSWEKIGREGSKSLMLWRSKDLINWEKQETIQLGDENFGCLWAPDIIYDRQNQDYVVHWSSAHARNNYGQKAIYYSRTKDFKDFSMPEILYQKPDSGVIDSAIYEEDGQYYLFVKSEAHPEKIILLRSEQVTGPYERVVNFDKSMADLEAGVYEAPTAVKTADGSWCLFLDFYGTTTEKQGYIPFVADALVNGNFVRSDEKFSFPYGYKHGTILSITEEEYGRLKNYKKPISEF
- a CDS encoding SDR family oxidoreductase, whose translation is MVQETYLITGAGTGFGKGIAFGLAELGKKVIAGVETMSEVSALEKEADEKKLKLQIEKLDVTSPEDRERAWSWDIDVLLNNAGISEGGSLVDIPEKQLRNQFEVNVFGPMLLTQQIAKSMVKKQRGKIVFMSSVSGLMADPLSGPYGGSKFALEAFAESLSKELQEFNVEVATINPGPFLTGFNDREFEAWKRWQDNPAERIFDYEKLAFPYEQFDPEPVIKASIKVLTGDENNYRNVIPKAMVSMIKKRQKELWDRKTDESLGERHELVQKSFDIEPGTTAVEGIVNKVKDIL
- a CDS encoding YtxH domain-containing protein, whose amino-acid sequence is MSQLMKMMGMSKNHTPEAIKMAKDFGPKIAKAAKEHMPDAGTMAKMHKKAEIKAAKGAMKVMPEKVKKVGIAKMLILPAASAVIALLFAPKSGKELRSDIKKSVTGWKDKGMDKAHDLMDEAKDAYNEAMQEGSSTVSMPDSEPRSHSEDPSAGVGNVRGTIYEPHGDQTIPEDKLDEALEDIGISSDEELVKEEENRD